In the Candidatus Binatus sp. genome, one interval contains:
- a CDS encoding HAD family hydrolase, whose amino-acid sequence MNLVFDADDTLWDSNIHFLEAFDFFAAAVGDAGVGSSRIEIHAAVRRAEMRLIKTHGYGRRPYVMALHQAAAELAPAGHDRLRDEIERIGAHLLDRDCALLPDVEPTLQQLARRHRLLIFTKGQRDEQLQKLARSGLGPLFDRVETPREKDVDAYRRLVRDAELDPSLTFMIGNSPRSDINPAVAAGLRAVFIPHPHTWDLEHEEINEAGDRIIELSSFRRLVEVF is encoded by the coding sequence TTGAACCTCGTATTCGACGCCGACGACACGCTCTGGGATTCCAATATCCATTTTCTCGAGGCGTTCGATTTCTTCGCTGCGGCGGTTGGCGACGCGGGCGTCGGCAGCTCTCGCATCGAGATTCACGCCGCGGTGCGCCGCGCCGAAATGCGGCTTATCAAAACCCATGGTTACGGCCGCCGTCCTTACGTGATGGCGCTGCATCAGGCGGCTGCCGAACTGGCGCCCGCGGGTCACGACCGCTTGCGCGACGAGATCGAGCGAATCGGCGCGCATCTGCTCGATCGCGACTGCGCGTTGCTGCCCGACGTCGAGCCCACGCTTCAGCAGCTTGCGCGGCGTCACCGCCTGCTGATTTTCACCAAGGGCCAGCGCGACGAACAGTTGCAAAAGCTCGCGCGTTCCGGTCTCGGTCCGCTCTTCGATCGGGTCGAGACTCCGCGCGAGAAGGACGTCGATGCCTATCGCCGGCTGGTGCGCGACGCGGAGCTCGATCCGTCGCTGACTTTTATGATTGGAAACAGTCCGCGCTCGGACATCAATCCCGCGGTCGCGGCCGGTCTGCGCGCCGTTTTCATACCGCATCCGCATACCTGGGACCTCGAGCACGAAGAAATCAACGAAGCCGGCGACAGGATCATCGAACTATCCTCCTTCCGCCGCCTGGTCGAAGTATTCTAG